The Deinococcus sonorensis KR-87 genome includes a window with the following:
- a CDS encoding PH domain-containing protein: MTDFLDISPSFKRHTELQGGLGDNVTAALQAGEPILAEVKTNMGEAAILTEHRLLLIRAGMMTAAVGKVFSFPLTDIIDTVLDETGLVKKFRVKSTQTFLPGHELTVQNDAANLKRVKEFHAILSRRLDVFGRAPAPVQTLSGHTTMAGKLGDAVRATLRPGEAVMREIQVIGEGLVVTDQRVLIVKGGHAAQAMFGQKVKSYPFDAITSVEVSCGALIGRIQITVPGSTEGAGRSSGPGATGQMENVVQINRSLLPQAREIANFIEERMHEARQPKVLAVPVNVPQVSVADELQKLASLRDSGILTQTEFDAAKARLLGL, translated from the coding sequence ATGACCGACTTCCTTGATATCAGCCCCTCGTTCAAGCGGCACACGGAACTCCAGGGTGGATTGGGAGACAACGTCACCGCCGCCCTGCAGGCAGGCGAACCCATCCTCGCCGAGGTGAAGACCAACATGGGTGAAGCGGCCATCCTGACCGAGCACCGACTGCTGCTCATCCGGGCTGGCATGATGACGGCCGCTGTAGGCAAGGTTTTCTCGTTTCCGCTGACCGACATCATCGATACTGTGCTTGATGAAACCGGCTTGGTGAAGAAGTTTCGGGTGAAGAGCACCCAGACGTTCCTGCCTGGACACGAACTCACCGTGCAGAACGACGCCGCCAACCTGAAGCGGGTCAAGGAGTTCCATGCGATCCTCTCCAGGCGACTGGATGTATTCGGCCGGGCGCCGGCCCCGGTGCAGACCCTCTCCGGCCACACCACGATGGCGGGGAAGCTTGGAGACGCGGTTCGCGCCACGCTTCGTCCAGGTGAGGCCGTGATGCGTGAGATTCAAGTGATTGGTGAGGGTCTAGTGGTGACGGATCAGCGGGTACTGATCGTCAAGGGCGGCCACGCCGCTCAGGCGATGTTCGGCCAGAAGGTCAAGAGCTATCCCTTCGACGCGATCACCAGTGTCGAAGTCAGCTGCGGCGCGCTGATCGGCCGCATCCAGATCACCGTACCAGGGTCCACCGAGGGTGCGGGACGGTCGTCCGGGCCTGGGGCCACTGGGCAGATGGAGAATGTCGTTCAGATCAATCGTAGCCTGCTACCGCAGGCCCGCGAAATCGCCAACTTCATTGAGGAGCGGATGCATGAGGCGCGGCAACCGAAAGTGCTGGCCGTTCCCGTCAACGTGCCGCAGGTCTCCGTGGCTGACGAACTACAGAAGCTCGCAAGCCTGCGGGATAGCGGAATCTTGACTCAAACTGAGTTCGACGCGGCTAAGGCCCGGCTCCTCGGTCTCTAA
- a CDS encoding TIGR02452 family protein → MTQFPPINRQALIAEAHTIVDILNQGGYEGPAGYVWLQPDLDRLAAGTRHYSAAETQALSKLPPTQHATGHTRISVTRETTLAAAHRMLTESRVPVAALNFASATNPGGGFLTGSAAQEESLARASGLYSALLQYPAYYASHQQAGNRLYSDQLIFSRDVPILRDAAGAWLASPAHFDVLTAAAPNLRNLSEQELAQLRPAAEAALAQRAALVLALFAHHRCSRLILGAWGCGAFRNDPEHVAGVFAQLLQGPYDNVFDEVVFAVFATPAEERNLRAFERHLLR, encoded by the coding sequence ATGACCCAGTTTCCCCCCATCAATCGTCAGGCCCTGATCGCAGAGGCGCACACCATCGTCGACATCCTCAACCAGGGCGGTTATGAAGGACCCGCCGGGTACGTCTGGCTGCAGCCGGATCTGGATCGGCTCGCTGCGGGAACACGCCATTACAGTGCTGCTGAAACGCAGGCGCTGAGCAAACTGCCCCCTACGCAACACGCTACCGGCCACACCCGCATCTCCGTCACGCGCGAAACCACTCTGGCGGCCGCCCACAGGATGCTGACGGAGAGCCGGGTGCCGGTTGCGGCCCTGAACTTCGCTTCGGCGACCAACCCAGGAGGTGGGTTCCTCACCGGTTCCGCGGCGCAGGAGGAAAGTCTCGCCCGTGCAAGTGGTCTGTACTCTGCCCTGCTGCAGTACCCCGCGTATTACGCGTCTCATCAGCAGGCGGGAAACCGACTGTACAGCGACCAGTTGATCTTCTCTCGGGACGTGCCGATCCTCCGGGATGCCGCTGGAGCCTGGCTGGCTTCCCCCGCGCATTTTGATGTCCTGACGGCAGCGGCCCCCAACCTCCGCAACCTCAGCGAACAGGAGTTGGCGCAGCTTCGTCCTGCTGCAGAGGCGGCGCTCGCACAGCGCGCAGCGCTGGTGCTGGCCCTTTTCGCCCATCATCGCTGCAGCCGACTGATCCTGGGAGCATGGGGCTGCGGGGCCTTCCGAAATGATCCGGAGCATGTCGCTGGAGTGTTTGCGCAATTGCTTCAGGGGCCGTATGACAACGTGTTTGACGAGGTGGTGTTTGCTGTCTTCGCGACCCCCGCAGAGGAGCGCAATTTGCGTGCCTTTGAGCGGCACCTGTTGCGCTGA
- a CDS encoding DUF6896 domain-containing protein → MPSPLPSPDLEAFRALVRRYHTLVHEVIRRIEAQYGAAHIEDVLEDRVPWVGELPGLTFHFHGLGFTAVLDGYTVKWDWLGDSMNDINIWALAQLTQDHEAEFGVWASYPVLLAYARRWAEEGVLEAVEAGHTYRFTDDG, encoded by the coding sequence ATGCCCTCTCCCCTTCCTTCTCCCGACCTTGAGGCGTTCCGCGCACTGGTGCGGCGCTACCACACCCTGGTCCATGAGGTGATTCGGCGGATAGAGGCGCAGTACGGAGCTGCCCACATCGAAGACGTCCTGGAGGACCGGGTGCCCTGGGTCGGGGAGCTGCCCGGCCTGACGTTCCACTTCCACGGACTCGGTTTCACGGCCGTCCTGGACGGATACACCGTCAAGTGGGACTGGCTGGGCGACAGCATGAACGACATCAACATCTGGGCGCTCGCGCAGCTCACCCAGGACCATGAGGCCGAGTTTGGCGTGTGGGCCAGCTATCCGGTGCTTCTGGCGTACGCGCGCCGATGGGCGGAAGAGGGCGTGTTGGAAGCGGTGGAGGCAGGGCACACCTACCGCTTCACGGATGACGGTTGA
- a CDS encoding right-handed parallel beta-helix repeat-containing protein — MHDLPSPGDQVAGNYTVTAVLHAAPHVAWLQATTSWGGRVLIERFSPPEPDTPTGQRARQAFLRAARALAQVGHPAVARVTDLVDQHQEVYAVVEDHPHQSLGERLKAGPLSPTDLTVCVQQLFAGLGATHAQAALHTAITPEAIAFGEDGQVRLQRFGLSKRALQDIGQKTDDDPRYQAPERLGGGGFTPQTDLYALGAVLFEAASGHVPTTARARAQGVPLPPYPEGVPEAVRTALNAAVALDPAQRAISASEVLERVARSSTPPRVPDAPPAEPEPVAEPVPPSPPTPPPPPVPPPPAPGWRKVAVIAGVSVALLLGLTALWPRTSASTAEAATAPASALEGSTAVADGSSATTADPTPATLVPVALPITVVTAQSLNVRTQPDETSAVSTVVRFGTNLEVLEEQADWLHVRADSVDGWVSRAHTSLLHTPEETAALLTHLAAGGNVTLAAGVYWLDQPLTLTSDVNLVGAGQGASYLLGRSAEDTLVLERANVQLGHLTVGHVGDAFARTVYQVGGNLEASNVVLTGGRRDSEEGAYGSGLWVAEGGHAELTDDLLTANAFGLYVSDDSTVTAKGVSFNGNSDGGALFKDKSGGQISDSRFNANQAHGLHVFGAAHPIITDSVFRQNRGRGITVYGAATPTIAHNTVEDNRLQGVGVQEGAQPTITENTIQGNRQSGLTYFDNSGGEAQNNTIQANRVAGISVTEYAAPTLSGNTVERNGANGIAFSDATTGTAEDNTVRLNDNPGISVWGDAQPQLRGNMVTDNRQSGIVIAEQARPEVVGNTISNNALYGLILTGKAQPTVNENTLEGNGKGGIFYKQMAGGSGYGNTCSDNGGANLSAQLDDGNPGPSFSTDGCSPSY, encoded by the coding sequence ATGCATGACCTCCCCAGCCCCGGCGATCAGGTCGCCGGGAATTACACCGTGACGGCTGTGCTGCACGCTGCTCCTCATGTGGCCTGGCTGCAGGCCACGACCAGCTGGGGGGGCCGGGTGCTGATCGAGCGCTTCAGCCCTCCCGAACCGGACACGCCGACCGGGCAGCGGGCGCGACAGGCCTTTCTGCGGGCGGCCCGCGCGCTGGCGCAGGTCGGTCACCCAGCCGTTGCCCGCGTGACCGACCTGGTCGACCAGCATCAGGAGGTCTATGCGGTCGTCGAAGACCATCCCCACCAATCCCTCGGAGAGCGGCTGAAAGCAGGTCCGCTCTCCCCCACCGACCTGACCGTCTGCGTACAGCAGCTGTTCGCCGGCCTGGGCGCGACCCATGCCCAGGCGGCCCTACATACGGCCATCACCCCGGAAGCGATCGCGTTCGGTGAGGACGGTCAGGTCCGGCTGCAGCGCTTCGGGCTGAGCAAGCGGGCGCTGCAGGACATCGGACAGAAGACTGACGACGACCCTCGCTACCAGGCGCCGGAACGGCTGGGTGGGGGCGGCTTCACGCCGCAGACGGACCTATACGCGCTGGGCGCCGTCCTCTTCGAGGCAGCCAGCGGGCACGTGCCGACCACCGCGCGCGCCAGGGCACAAGGGGTGCCGCTGCCCCCGTACCCGGAAGGCGTCCCAGAGGCCGTCCGAACGGCGCTGAACGCCGCCGTGGCCCTGGATCCGGCCCAGCGCGCGATCAGTGCCAGTGAAGTGCTGGAACGGGTGGCCCGTTCTAGCACACCGCCGAGAGTGCCGGACGCCCCTCCGGCGGAACCGGAACCCGTCGCCGAGCCGGTCCCGCCGAGCCCACCCACCCCGCCCCCACCTCCAGTTCCTCCACCGCCTGCCCCAGGATGGCGGAAGGTGGCCGTAATCGCCGGAGTCAGTGTGGCGCTGTTGCTGGGCCTGACTGCCCTCTGGCCCCGGACCTCGGCATCGACCGCCGAGGCCGCAACAGCTCCTGCATCGGCCCTGGAAGGGTCTACTGCAGTGGCCGACGGGTCGTCGGCCACCACGGCCGATCCGACCCCGGCGACCCTTGTGCCCGTGGCCCTGCCGATCACCGTCGTGACCGCCCAGTCGCTTAACGTCCGCACCCAACCCGACGAGACGAGTGCCGTCAGTACCGTCGTGCGGTTTGGAACGAACCTGGAGGTGCTCGAGGAGCAAGCCGACTGGCTGCACGTCCGCGCGGACAGCGTGGACGGGTGGGTGAGCCGGGCACACACCTCCCTCCTGCACACCCCGGAAGAAACTGCGGCCCTGCTCACCCACCTAGCGGCGGGCGGGAACGTCACGCTGGCCGCCGGGGTGTATTGGCTGGATCAGCCGCTGACCCTGACCAGCGACGTCAACCTCGTCGGTGCGGGACAGGGGGCGTCCTATCTGCTGGGCCGCTCCGCTGAGGACACGCTGGTGCTCGAACGGGCCAACGTCCAGCTCGGCCACCTGACGGTCGGTCATGTGGGAGACGCTTTCGCCCGGACCGTATACCAGGTCGGGGGCAATCTGGAGGCCAGCAACGTCGTCCTGACCGGTGGACGGCGGGATTCGGAGGAGGGCGCTTACGGCAGTGGGTTGTGGGTGGCCGAGGGCGGCCATGCTGAACTGACTGACGATCTGCTGACCGCCAATGCCTTTGGCCTGTACGTCAGCGACGACAGCACGGTCACAGCCAAAGGGGTCAGCTTCAACGGCAACAGTGACGGTGGAGCGCTGTTCAAGGACAAGAGCGGCGGGCAGATCTCCGACAGCCGCTTCAATGCCAATCAGGCGCACGGACTGCACGTGTTCGGCGCGGCCCACCCGATCATCACCGACAGTGTCTTCCGTCAGAACCGGGGCCGCGGCATCACCGTCTACGGGGCGGCGACGCCGACCATCGCGCACAACACGGTCGAGGACAACCGGCTTCAGGGCGTCGGCGTCCAGGAAGGCGCGCAGCCGACCATCACCGAGAACACCATCCAGGGCAACCGGCAGAGTGGCCTGACCTACTTCGACAACAGTGGGGGCGAGGCCCAGAACAACACCATTCAGGCCAACCGCGTCGCCGGCATCAGCGTGACGGAGTATGCGGCGCCCACGCTGTCCGGCAACACGGTCGAGCGCAATGGGGCGAACGGCATCGCCTTCTCGGATGCCACCACCGGCACGGCGGAGGACAACACGGTCCGGCTGAACGACAATCCCGGTATTTCCGTCTGGGGCGACGCGCAGCCGCAGCTGAGGGGCAACATGGTCACCGATAACCGTCAGAGCGGCATCGTGATCGCCGAGCAGGCCCGGCCCGAGGTCGTCGGCAACACCATCAGCAACAATGCCCTGTACGGCCTGATTCTCACGGGGAAGGCCCAACCCACCGTCAACGAGAACACGCTCGAGGGCAACGGGAAGGGCGGCATTTTCTACAAGCAGATGGCCGGCGGAAGCGGGTACGGCAACACCTGCAGCGACAACGGCGGGGCGAACCTCTCCGCCCAGCTGGACGACGGGAATCCAGGCCCCAGCTTCTCCACGGACGGCTGCTCGCCATCGTATTGA
- a CDS encoding OmpA/MotB family protein, with protein MSLSRLQSDSNPYIAFSDLALNMVFVLVFFVGGILAVGQAGWEQVKYRKAQDRVVAAVRAAPLPARPLLLSPAQRNDPPGAQRWVFPAQQMFLGDTDQLSPTGQQVLVAFARVLRAERAEWKRVRIEGHTQTSQPNTPERWSLSAGRASAVAEAFYVKGGISPNRLAVAARGGQTPFDGVKFDPRNERVEIVVEYAQKLTN; from the coding sequence ATGAGCCTTTCCCGACTTCAGTCCGACAGCAATCCCTACATCGCGTTCAGCGATCTGGCCCTCAACATGGTGTTCGTGCTGGTGTTCTTCGTCGGCGGCATCCTGGCGGTCGGCCAGGCCGGCTGGGAGCAGGTGAAGTACCGCAAGGCTCAGGACCGGGTCGTCGCCGCGGTGCGGGCCGCCCCGTTGCCGGCCAGGCCCCTCCTGCTCTCCCCTGCCCAGCGCAACGACCCGCCCGGCGCTCAGCGCTGGGTGTTTCCGGCCCAGCAGATGTTCCTGGGGGACACGGACCAGCTGAGCCCCACCGGCCAGCAGGTCCTGGTGGCCTTCGCACGCGTACTGCGCGCCGAGCGTGCCGAATGGAAGCGGGTCCGGATCGAGGGGCACACCCAGACGTCCCAGCCGAACACGCCCGAGCGCTGGTCGCTGTCGGCCGGGCGGGCCAGCGCGGTGGCAGAGGCGTTCTACGTCAAGGGCGGCATCAGCCCCAACCGCCTGGCGGTGGCGGCGCGCGGCGGACAGACGCCGTTCGACGGGGTGAAGTTCGATCCGCGCAACGAGCGGGTGGAGATCGTCGTGGAGTACGCCCAGAAGCTCACCAACTGA
- a CDS encoding tubulin-like doman-containing protein, which translates to MAQDMRVFKTLVIGLGSTGTEILEALADRVDWEVGGLRRAPWIEFLAIETDVAKPNRFNGTDDFKTLGIPATAWRDLVHRPEIYEQSIALSQWADAETLQQLPAQSIDSGAGHIRMVGRLALLYPPNYAEIKNAISQRLARLRNLTDAQAKAALNANNAGLEMNVQFAVNEASGQTGVRVIVVGTLCGGTCSGTASDVGILLRTILNDEEKTLGMFTLPHPQLGIAQKSDAEIWKTNAYHALAELNQYHLHTDTERYKTVKFPDKHDGTPVVPNDTMPYDLVYLLRPTSTASIDLARLTQAIADRMFLNVFVPKTDPMAFMVNAGPVAVSQGRAFAFSTFGLSTIEYPMRRILEALKYRTLVHAVDRWKDRKTEGNLDLALDDLGLTIPALTETLLLDDGGASVRSVLDAKRGEIMRAARNGKPEAARKALQEWRAAFETRAGDGLAGLVHRTVHANRRRAADSVLQKIQGRVSSALLDYDQGPNQLLDVMQAVQPRLGALRGWEPGESKAGGASGVLDQMEAIRTNTLLGLFFLKKKASAPLYGALTRALDDELKARINAKIREALQDTGSGQRAEAGTLTVIDEETQRIVRRLTNLRKRLTNQTDLWREKRSKLENDNATVNGVSLFEPSPNGTVDKEEELAIDDRQKEAHAARLIRSWDALVKGVLPGINDPDWLLGPWSPGQDNFERHQLNELERIAVEPFEGTLRSGGKDVVRRLYDRRSPSFNPDSQAMHAATSAQLFLQLNAPLGQLDPMTPLPSRKLLIGTGLTDDFTRAVQPWISKYPQADVVPGIDLYRVVMLEEWYRFALRGADDVRELSYSQPTRFNTYFTRKRSDIDWTPINDHEIRKLQEAEQLVFLSTLHGVTRLDGGHLVMDWPQQPGEAPEPEKRRRKLPPRFGKAARKLAFEPRDTFGRSLTNAATYLKSDIESRTRNVIAQSTTPHEGRKQYVTWLHDQLRNSSARAVGDWNDKAAQSVVLQHLTADDDLRQALLETFPPDENLIQSLYKAQGERLPKSLTARQDGFYCRVCGGEVGATEEDVIRNGLRCSYHPDEPNHPFGMPYSPFPGA; encoded by the coding sequence ATGGCTCAGGACATGCGGGTCTTCAAAACGTTGGTGATCGGCCTGGGCAGCACCGGCACCGAGATTCTCGAAGCGCTGGCCGACCGGGTCGACTGGGAGGTCGGGGGGCTACGCCGCGCGCCGTGGATCGAGTTCCTGGCCATCGAGACGGACGTTGCCAAACCCAACCGTTTCAACGGCACTGATGACTTCAAGACGTTGGGCATTCCCGCAACCGCCTGGCGAGACTTGGTGCACCGGCCGGAAATCTACGAGCAGAGCATCGCACTTAGCCAGTGGGCTGATGCAGAGACGCTGCAGCAGCTACCGGCCCAGAGCATCGACTCAGGGGCCGGACATATCCGGATGGTCGGACGGCTGGCCCTGCTTTATCCGCCAAACTACGCGGAGATCAAGAATGCGATCTCGCAGCGCCTGGCCCGGCTGCGCAACCTCACGGACGCGCAGGCGAAAGCGGCTTTGAACGCCAATAATGCTGGCCTCGAAATGAACGTTCAGTTTGCGGTGAACGAGGCGAGCGGCCAGACCGGGGTGCGGGTGATCGTGGTCGGAACCCTCTGCGGCGGGACGTGCAGCGGCACGGCCAGCGACGTGGGAATCCTGCTGCGCACCATCCTGAACGATGAGGAAAAGACGCTCGGCATGTTCACGTTGCCGCACCCTCAGCTGGGCATCGCCCAGAAGTCGGATGCCGAGATCTGGAAGACCAACGCCTATCACGCCCTGGCCGAACTGAACCAGTACCACCTGCACACCGACACCGAACGCTACAAGACGGTGAAGTTCCCGGACAAGCACGACGGCACGCCGGTCGTCCCGAACGACACCATGCCGTATGACCTGGTGTACCTGCTGCGGCCCACCAGCACCGCAAGTATTGATCTGGCCCGACTGACTCAGGCCATCGCAGACCGGATGTTCCTGAACGTCTTCGTGCCCAAAACGGACCCGATGGCGTTCATGGTGAACGCTGGGCCCGTCGCCGTCAGTCAGGGCCGCGCCTTCGCCTTCTCGACCTTCGGGCTGTCCACCATCGAGTATCCGATGCGGCGCATTCTGGAGGCCCTGAAGTACCGGACCCTGGTCCACGCGGTGGACCGCTGGAAGGACCGCAAGACCGAAGGCAACCTCGACCTCGCGCTGGATGACCTGGGCCTGACCATCCCGGCCCTGACCGAAACCCTGCTGCTGGACGACGGGGGCGCGTCGGTCCGCTCGGTGCTGGACGCCAAGCGCGGGGAGATCATGCGCGCCGCCCGGAATGGCAAGCCGGAGGCGGCCCGCAAGGCGCTGCAGGAATGGCGCGCCGCCTTCGAAACCCGCGCGGGTGACGGCCTGGCCGGACTGGTGCACCGGACGGTGCACGCCAACCGCCGCCGGGCAGCGGACAGCGTCCTGCAGAAGATCCAGGGTCGCGTGTCCAGCGCGCTGCTGGATTACGACCAGGGGCCGAACCAGCTGCTGGACGTGATGCAGGCGGTTCAGCCCCGCCTGGGCGCCCTGCGCGGATGGGAGCCGGGCGAAAGCAAAGCCGGCGGCGCATCGGGCGTGCTCGACCAGATGGAAGCGATCCGCACGAACACGCTGCTGGGCCTGTTCTTCCTGAAAAAGAAGGCATCGGCCCCGCTGTACGGCGCCCTGACCCGCGCCCTGGACGACGAACTGAAGGCACGCATCAACGCCAAGATCCGCGAGGCGCTGCAGGACACCGGCAGTGGACAGCGCGCTGAAGCGGGCACCCTGACCGTCATCGACGAGGAGACCCAACGCATCGTCCGCCGGCTCACCAACCTGCGCAAGCGGCTGACCAATCAAACGGACCTGTGGCGTGAGAAGCGCAGCAAGCTGGAGAACGACAACGCGACCGTCAACGGCGTCTCGCTGTTTGAGCCTTCACCGAACGGCACGGTCGATAAGGAAGAGGAACTGGCCATCGACGACCGGCAGAAGGAAGCCCACGCGGCGCGCCTGATCCGCTCGTGGGACGCGCTGGTAAAGGGCGTGCTGCCCGGTATCAACGACCCAGACTGGCTCCTCGGTCCCTGGTCACCTGGCCAGGACAACTTTGAACGTCACCAGCTCAATGAGCTGGAGCGCATCGCGGTCGAGCCGTTTGAAGGCACACTCCGCAGCGGTGGGAAGGACGTGGTGCGGCGCCTCTACGACCGTCGCAGTCCCAGCTTCAACCCGGACAGCCAAGCGATGCATGCCGCAACCAGCGCCCAGCTATTCCTGCAGCTGAATGCGCCGCTTGGACAACTTGATCCAATGACTCCGCTTCCCAGTCGCAAGCTTCTGATTGGGACTGGCCTGACCGATGATTTCACCAGAGCGGTACAGCCCTGGATCAGTAAATATCCCCAAGCAGATGTCGTCCCTGGAATCGATCTGTATCGCGTGGTGATGCTGGAGGAGTGGTACCGCTTCGCCCTGCGGGGCGCCGACGACGTGCGCGAGCTGTCCTACAGCCAGCCGACCCGCTTCAACACCTACTTCACCCGCAAGCGCAGCGACATCGACTGGACGCCCATCAACGACCACGAGATCCGCAAGCTGCAGGAGGCGGAACAGCTGGTGTTCCTCTCGACCCTGCACGGGGTGACACGCCTGGACGGGGGCCATCTGGTGATGGACTGGCCCCAGCAGCCCGGAGAGGCGCCGGAGCCGGAGAAGCGCCGCCGCAAGCTCCCGCCGCGCTTCGGGAAGGCGGCCCGGAAACTGGCCTTCGAGCCGCGCGACACCTTCGGACGCAGCCTGACCAATGCCGCGACCTACCTCAAGAGCGACATCGAATCCAGGACCCGCAACGTCATCGCTCAGTCCACCACACCGCACGAGGGGCGCAAGCAGTACGTCACCTGGCTGCACGACCAGCTGCGCAACAGCAGCGCCCGCGCGGTCGGCGACTGGAACGACAAGGCGGCCCAGTCGGTGGTCCTGCAGCACCTCACGGCCGACGACGACCTGAGGCAGGCCCTGCTGGAGACCTTCCCACCAGACGAGAACCTGATTCAGAGCCTGTACAAGGCGCAGGGCGAACGCCTGCCCAAGAGCCTGACGGCCCGCCAGGACGGCTTCTACTGCCGCGTTTGTGGGGGCGAAGTCGGCGCCACCGAGGAGGACGTGATTCGCAACGGGCTGCGCTGCAGCTACCACCCGGACGAACCCAACCACCCCTTCGGCATGCCGTACAGCCCGTTTCCGGGGGCCTGA
- a CDS encoding DUF945 family protein, protein MKRARILIFSGVLLVGSAAAVTGTTVIQTQKAVQAQLDALNDQLQAYGGRATVTSAHHTLLGGDQTTTLTFKDTPEATITLHSTYRNGPWLPGGQFGASLATTDVTFSKAVQAVVDRATHGQPVRLQTLVHFGGRNTTTVNIPAGDLEDGGTRLTWTPLVATLESSGDRVQTSSSPLDLQWTADGASGHITGVRHQGDSRLRSDGLTLGDSTLSVDRVDVTAQGETATARGLRGTFRSALEGATVKASVGYTLDALSVPQLPDVRNVKLIWSLGHLDPSAMKTLTQLLQKVNDKTTLEAQPEALLEPAAQLLHAGPVLSLDELSLDAGGGHVGLHASLSFDDPTTIDLRHLDQDPMALLGHLRLNGRFDADEVALRTLGNATGQDIVAVLKDGDLVTQAGGKLSSVLTFNQQGLLVNGRLVPGTNLNAAMQ, encoded by the coding sequence ATGAAAAGAGCCAGGATCCTGATATTTTCCGGCGTGCTGCTTGTCGGAAGCGCTGCTGCCGTCACAGGGACCACGGTCATCCAGACCCAGAAGGCGGTCCAGGCTCAGCTCGACGCCTTGAACGACCAGCTCCAGGCGTACGGGGGACGGGCCACCGTCACCAGCGCGCACCACACGCTCCTCGGCGGGGATCAGACCACGACGCTCACTTTCAAGGACACGCCGGAAGCGACCATCACGTTGCACAGCACCTACCGCAACGGTCCCTGGCTGCCTGGAGGCCAGTTCGGGGCGTCCCTGGCCACGACCGACGTGACCTTCAGCAAGGCTGTTCAGGCGGTCGTGGACCGCGCCACACACGGGCAGCCGGTTCGCCTGCAGACCCTGGTTCACTTCGGCGGCCGCAACACCACGACCGTCAACATTCCAGCAGGAGACCTGGAAGACGGAGGAACACGCCTCACCTGGACGCCCCTGGTCGCCACCCTGGAATCGAGTGGAGACCGCGTCCAGACCAGCAGCAGCCCGCTCGATCTGCAATGGACAGCGGACGGGGCCTCTGGGCACATCACCGGTGTCCGTCACCAGGGCGACTCGCGCCTGAGGTCGGACGGACTCACCCTCGGCGACAGCACGCTCAGCGTCGATCGCGTGGACGTCACAGCGCAGGGCGAAACAGCCACCGCCCGCGGCCTGCGCGGCACCTTCCGCAGCGCCCTCGAAGGTGCCACGGTCAAGGCCAGCGTCGGCTACACCCTGGACGCCCTGAGCGTGCCGCAGCTGCCGGATGTCCGGAACGTCAAGCTGATCTGGAGCCTCGGGCATCTGGATCCCTCCGCCATGAAAACACTGACCCAGCTGCTGCAGAAGGTGAACGATAAGACCACCCTGGAGGCACAGCCGGAAGCGTTGCTGGAGCCGGCCGCCCAGTTGCTGCACGCCGGTCCGGTGCTCAGCCTGGATGAGCTGTCGCTCGATGCCGGCGGTGGCCATGTGGGCCTCCATGCCTCCCTGTCCTTCGATGACCCCACCACCATCGACCTGCGTCATCTCGATCAGGACCCGATGGCGCTGCTGGGCCATCTGCGCCTGAATGGCCGCTTTGACGCGGACGAGGTGGCGCTACGGACCCTCGGGAACGCGACAGGGCAGGACATCGTGGCCGTCCTGAAAGACGGCGATCTGGTTACGCAGGCGGGCGGGAAGCTCAGCAGTGTCCTGACGTTCAACCAGCAGGGGTTGCTGGTCAACGGTCGGCTCGTCCCTGGAACCAACCTTAACGCGGCGATGCAGTAA
- a CDS encoding uracil-DNA glycosylase: MTNIDASGGLPTAPCSLRTPEAIAIRSQLLTHPDHVPLRQWIEQLQESVHEQGLDIPHFDPIGGGVRARVLYLLEAPGPKAARQHGGSGFISMDNNDPTAKNVFTLTQEAGLDRRWVLAWNIVPWYVGTGDKIRPVKLGEVIEGQQHLRELISLLPDLRVVVTMGMPARKGWTPLAGLFPQITTLTTWHPSGQSLNPSKSKRTHVRDTLRLAGELAAYRFDPNGPK, encoded by the coding sequence TTGACCAACATTGATGCTTCTGGCGGTTTGCCCACAGCACCGTGCTCACTCCGTACCCCTGAGGCCATCGCCATTCGCTCCCAGCTGCTGACTCACCCGGACCACGTTCCGCTCAGGCAGTGGATCGAACAGTTGCAGGAGAGCGTCCACGAACAAGGTCTCGACATTCCTCACTTTGACCCCATCGGAGGGGGTGTGCGGGCGAGGGTGCTGTACCTTCTGGAAGCTCCTGGTCCGAAAGCTGCGCGGCAGCATGGTGGCAGCGGCTTTATCAGCATGGACAACAACGATCCGACGGCCAAAAACGTCTTCACCCTGACCCAGGAGGCTGGCCTGGATCGCCGCTGGGTGCTGGCATGGAACATCGTGCCCTGGTACGTCGGGACAGGGGACAAAATCCGCCCGGTCAAGCTGGGCGAGGTGATCGAGGGGCAACAGCACCTGAGGGAGCTGATCTCCCTGCTGCCTGACCTGCGAGTGGTGGTGACGATGGGGATGCCGGCCAGGAAAGGCTGGACGCCACTGGCCGGGTTGTTTCCTCAGATCACCACGCTGACGACCTGGCATCCCAGCGGACAGTCGCTCAACCCCTCAAAGAGCAAGCGCACACACGTGCGCGACACCTTGCGTTTAGCAGGTGAGCTGGCAGCGTACCGCTTCGATCCCAACGGCCCAAAGTAA